One Candidatus Synechococcus calcipolaris G9 genomic window carries:
- a CDS encoding FAD-dependent oxidoreductase encodes MAAFILLFIPKKIPAIALFSMILGAVFSLGLSPTQATQPDSGQSVKQVECDVLVIGGGLAGAAAVDEVLRQGQTVCLTELTDWLGGQISAQGTSALDERPRQRERLFFPQGYNHLRSRLIELNQNPRPGDCWVSLVCFLPAQGHHVIMEMLQERQRQHRGTLKLFLNTVVKDLTMAADPQDTTGMLVTSVLGIQHKPAANAPPLNTYPLSHTLADAYKIEDSELFSKQLIQFVPRDQGDWIVIEATETGEILALADIPYRLGIDPLTASNPSASSTSAYPYCPQAFTYTFAMVATDQAQTPEMPPFYPQYEPFYSFDLPRYGQEPELVFSYRRIYSAKPGQDFRSVTPGDISMQNWGGGNDYGPGTPEDNLLLTRSQLIAQGQLEPGQWQGGYRIESLRGGEELAQGYFYWLVAGTTDSKLGPGIKQPNPYLRYLSGLDSPMGTMHGLSKFPYIREGRRLIGRYSPAWPQGFDIDEIDISRKNYPGDDYYRQHLPPAMYRELAALMGGLGGIDLLLGNRSLEQINWRRRSRLYPDSIGIGHYPIDFHPCMLDSPPERPGNIERPGERQGASETYPFQVPLRSLIPPKVNNLIVTGKNIAMGHIAAAAYRVQSIEWSMGAGAGTTAAYVLQHQIRPHELTDPLPLYSPHLARLQHRLQENENPIAFPGMSIFNENWQDWP; translated from the coding sequence GTGGCTGCCTTCATACTTTTGTTCATTCCCAAAAAGATACCTGCGATCGCCCTATTTTCAATGATCCTAGGGGCAGTGTTCAGTCTGGGGTTGTCCCCTACCCAAGCAACCCAACCTGATTCGGGACAATCGGTTAAGCAAGTCGAGTGTGATGTTTTAGTCATTGGCGGCGGATTGGCTGGTGCTGCTGCCGTCGATGAAGTTTTACGCCAAGGACAAACGGTTTGTCTGACCGAACTGACCGACTGGCTCGGCGGGCAAATTTCCGCCCAGGGTACATCGGCCTTGGATGAACGGCCCCGACAACGGGAACGCCTATTTTTTCCCCAGGGCTATAATCACCTGCGATCGCGGTTAATTGAACTCAATCAGAATCCACGCCCAGGGGATTGCTGGGTCAGTTTAGTTTGCTTTTTACCAGCCCAGGGGCATCACGTGATTATGGAGATGCTGCAAGAGCGGCAACGTCAACACCGGGGAACCCTAAAACTCTTTCTGAATACGGTTGTTAAAGACCTGACGATGGCAGCGGATCCGCAGGATACCACCGGAATGCTTGTAACGTCTGTCCTAGGGATTCAACACAAGCCTGCCGCCAATGCCCCTCCCCTGAATACCTATCCCCTCTCCCACACCCTAGCCGATGCTTACAAGATTGAGGACTCTGAGCTATTTAGTAAACAACTCATTCAATTTGTACCCCGCGATCAGGGGGATTGGATCGTCATTGAAGCGACGGAAACCGGAGAAATTTTAGCCTTGGCGGATATTCCCTACCGTCTGGGTATTGATCCCCTAACGGCTAGTAATCCCTCGGCATCGAGTACCTCTGCCTATCCCTACTGCCCCCAAGCTTTCACCTATACCTTTGCCATGGTTGCCACTGACCAGGCCCAGACCCCAGAGATGCCCCCCTTCTATCCCCAGTACGAACCCTTTTATAGTTTTGATTTACCCCGCTATGGTCAAGAACCTGAGTTAGTTTTTAGCTATCGCCGCATCTATAGTGCAAAACCGGGCCAGGATTTTCGCTCCGTGACGCCAGGGGATATTTCTATGCAAAACTGGGGCGGTGGCAATGATTATGGCCCGGGAACCCCTGAAGATAATCTCTTGCTGACCCGATCTCAGTTGATAGCCCAAGGACAGTTAGAGCCGGGGCAATGGCAAGGGGGCTACCGTATTGAAAGCTTACGGGGAGGAGAAGAATTAGCTCAGGGTTATTTTTATTGGCTAGTTGCAGGAACAACCGATTCTAAATTGGGCCCAGGCATCAAACAGCCTAATCCTTACCTACGTTACCTAAGTGGTTTGGATTCCCCCATGGGAACAATGCACGGTCTTTCTAAATTCCCCTATATCCGGGAAGGACGGCGACTCATTGGCCGCTATAGTCCGGCCTGGCCCCAGGGATTTGATATTGATGAAATTGACATATCCCGGAAAAACTATCCTGGGGATGACTACTACCGTCAGCATTTACCCCCGGCCATGTATCGTGAACTAGCGGCCCTGATGGGAGGTCTGGGGGGTATTGATCTGCTTTTAGGAAATCGCTCTTTGGAGCAAATCAATTGGCGCAGGCGATCGCGACTCTATCCTGACAGTATTGGCATTGGCCATTACCCCATTGATTTTCATCCCTGTATGCTTGACTCTCCCCCCGAGCGCCCAGGTAATATTGAACGGCCCGGCGAACGGCAGGGGGCTAGTGAAACCTATCCCTTTCAAGTTCCGCTGCGATCGCTGATCCCGCCCAAGGTGAATAATTTAATTGTCACCGGTAAAAATATTGCCATGGGTCACATTGCCGCCGCTGCCTATCGAGTCCAGTCCATTGAATGGTCCATGGGAGCCGGGGCCGGTACCACTGCTGCCTACGTCCTACAACACCAAATTCGTCCCCATGAACTAACGGATCCCCTACCCCTGTACAGTCCCCACTTAGCTCGGCTTCAGCATCGCCTTCAGGAAAACGAAAACCCCATTGCCTTTCCAGGGATGTCCATTTTTAATGAGAATTGGCAGGATTGGCCCTAG
- a CDS encoding NAD(P)H-quinone oxidoreductase subunit N, with protein MALIAGNQFVKDLEQAGALAMVVPPEGGFEGRYQRRLRSAGYTTLHLSAPGLGDLSSYLTQVHGVRPAHTGKEDIRVYFRPPLVNYHLEQLPANSKGLVLWLIDGKKLSQQEFAYLALLPTLEPRVKVVIEVGGDRQVGWKPLSQVAAA; from the coding sequence ATGGCACTGATTGCGGGTAATCAATTTGTCAAGGATTTGGAGCAAGCGGGGGCACTAGCAATGGTCGTTCCTCCCGAGGGGGGCTTTGAAGGTCGCTATCAGCGGCGGTTGCGGAGTGCAGGATATACAACGCTCCATTTATCTGCCCCCGGATTAGGGGATTTAAGCAGCTATCTCACCCAAGTCCATGGGGTACGCCCGGCCCACACTGGCAAGGAAGATATTCGGGTTTATTTTCGTCCTCCCCTGGTCAACTATCACCTTGAGCAATTGCCGGCCAATTCAAAGGGCTTAGTCCTCTGGTTGATTGATGGTAAGAAACTATCCCAGCAGGAATTTGCCTACCTGGCACTGTTGCCGACCCTAGAGCCTCGGGTCAAGGTTGTGATTGAGGTGGGGGGCGATCGCCAAGTGGGTTGGAAACCCCTCAGTCAAGTGGCGGCCGCCTAG
- a CDS encoding transaldolase, with protein MNLLDQLRQMTIVVADTGDIQAIEKFTPRDATTNPSLITAAAQMAEYQSIVDETLLKAKADAGSGAPQQQVVSLAFDRLAVAFGLKILQIIPGRVSTEVDARLSYDTDATVAKARELIAQYAAAGIGPDRVLIKIASTWEGIKAAEILEKEGIHCNLTLLFGLHQAIACAEAGATLISPFVGRILDWHKKNTGRSSYPAPEDPGVISVTQIYNYYKKFGYSTEVMGASFRNIGEITELAGCDLLTISPALLKELQTTEADLPRKLDASTSAAMDIEKLTMDKATFDQMHAQDKMASEKLDEGIKGFTKALETLEDMLARQLARLDGGAVISHAAQDLFHVYDLDGDGTITREEWLGTDAVFDALDANNDGKVSPEDMGAGLGVVLHLAKVS; from the coding sequence ATGAATCTTCTGGATCAACTGCGGCAAATGACCATTGTTGTCGCCGATACAGGTGATATTCAAGCCATTGAAAAGTTTACCCCCCGGGACGCAACCACCAATCCTTCGTTAATTACCGCTGCGGCCCAGATGGCGGAGTACCAATCCATTGTGGATGAAACCCTGCTCAAGGCTAAGGCCGATGCTGGCTCTGGTGCGCCCCAACAGCAGGTGGTCTCCCTGGCCTTCGATCGCCTGGCCGTGGCCTTTGGCCTAAAAATTCTGCAAATCATTCCTGGCCGTGTATCCACCGAAGTTGATGCCCGTCTATCCTACGATACCGATGCCACCGTCGCCAAAGCGCGGGAGCTGATTGCCCAGTATGCCGCCGCCGGAATCGGCCCCGATCGCGTCTTGATCAAAATTGCCTCCACCTGGGAAGGAATCAAGGCCGCAGAAATTCTCGAAAAAGAAGGAATCCACTGTAATCTCACCCTCCTATTTGGCCTCCACCAGGCGATCGCCTGTGCGGAAGCGGGGGCAACATTGATTTCTCCCTTTGTGGGACGAATTTTAGATTGGCACAAAAAGAATACGGGCCGCAGTAGCTATCCCGCCCCGGAGGATCCAGGCGTGATCTCCGTAACACAAATTTACAACTACTACAAAAAATTCGGCTACTCCACCGAAGTGATGGGAGCCAGCTTCCGCAATATTGGTGAAATTACTGAATTAGCGGGCTGTGATCTCCTCACCATTTCTCCCGCCCTGCTCAAGGAGTTACAAACCACCGAAGCGGATCTTCCCCGCAAGCTAGATGCCAGCACATCTGCTGCCATGGATATTGAAAAACTCACCATGGATAAGGCCACCTTTGATCAGATGCACGCCCAAGATAAGATGGCTTCGGAAAAACTAGATGAGGGAATTAAAGGTTTTACAAAAGCCCTAGAAACCCTAGAGGATATGCTGGCCCGGCAGTTAGCCCGTTTAGATGGGGGGGCTGTGATTAGCCATGCAGCGCAAGACCTCTTCCATGTCTATGATCTTGATGGCGATGGCACCATTACCCGCGAAGAGTGGCTAGGAACCGATGCCGTCTTTGATGCCCTAGATGCCAACAATGATGGCAAAGTTAGCCCGGAAGACATGGGGGCAGGTTTGGGTGTTGTGCTCCATCTAGCCAAGGTCAGCTAA